One region of Monomorium pharaonis isolate MP-MQ-018 chromosome 11, ASM1337386v2, whole genome shotgun sequence genomic DNA includes:
- the LOC105828153 gene encoding uronyl 2-sulfotransferase — MRRNRGLLLSLSTCLTIVLIVLNTRSSTDLLGPAAIAEKRSAFKEQEASRADDRWIPRSQAHRYVTPSLAELGDLPYKQKHVLMLTRIPGAGAELIVLILQRLQGYNAFKHIRLPSSDHGLLSNSRQELLVEEISSIIRQEAIPLTFDGDVRFINFSEFRRQGPTFISLVRNPLDPRIWQRYRKGEEKTFYHGVIPYFCGQDPRCTERNNTWAMERAKANVVRWYPVVGILDYMEESLNALAVEFPYFFKGAIRVYDHFRPREKHPLISSAILKLQVKDAVLRKVLVQEVEFYQWLKSRLLNKTFNNN, encoded by the exons ATGCGTCGAAATCGCGGCCTCTTGCTATCGCTTTCCACGTGTCTGACGATAGTCCTTATCGTTCTGAACACGCGGTCGTCCACGGACTTACTCGGGCCCGCGGCTATCGCCGAGAAGCGTAGCGCGTTTAAGGAGCAGGAAGCGTCGCGCGCCGATGATCGATGGATCCCTCGTAGCCAG GCGCATCGGTACGTCACACCCTCCCTCGCCGAATTGGGTGACTTGCCATACAAGCAGAAGCACGTTCTCATGCTGACACGCATACCCGGCGCGGGCGCCGAACTGATAGTGTTGATCCTGCAGCGGTTACAAGGATACAACGCTTTCAAGCACATACGTCTGCCGTCGAGCGATCATGGACTCTTGTCGAATTCACGGCAG GAGTTGTTAGTGGAAGAAATTTCGAGTATTATCAGGCAAGAAGCTATTCCTTTGACTTTTGACGGAGACGTGAGATTCATAAATTTCTCGGAATTTCGACGGCAAGGGCCCACCTTTATATCTTTAGTGAGAAATCCTTTGGATCCACGAATTTGGCAaag ATATAGAAAAGGAGAGGAAAAAACGTTTTACCATGGAGTTATACCTTATTTTTGCGGACAAGATCCGCGTTGCAC GGAACGAAATAACACGTGGGCGATGGAACGCGCTAAAGCAAATGTTGTTCGATGGTATCCTGTTGTTGGCATATTGGATTACATGGAGGAGTCGCTAAACGCGCTCGCAGTCGAATTTCCCTATTTTTTTAAGGGAGCTATCCGCGTCTATGATCATTTTC GACCAAGAGAGAAGCATCCGCTCATTTCTTCGGCAATTTTAAAGCTACAAGTTAAAGACGCAGTCTTGAGAAAAGTGCTTGTACAAGAGGTAGAATTTTATCAATGGCTGAAATCTCGACTTctcaataaaacatttaacaaCAATTGA